Proteins encoded within one genomic window of Chitinophaga parva:
- the porN gene encoding type IX secretion system ring subunit PorN/GldN: MRSTMINRIAWCVLLTALISTGADAQRRGGATRRKPAADATQQTDPNAGVTNPATGNTVAPPPAAPATTGTQPSLRPDGISAGPMVDTPRTSKRVDGVTAKSLIRDRTPLTYDYIREDDKFWEKRVWQIIDIREKMNLPFQYNVEDENGTNQLFINILLNAIKNKEVEAFNPIDDRFTTVMPYEEIMGKLQGEVKQVRSIDPVTGEEKMVETRDDFNPETIKQFKIKEVWVIDKEASALKVRILGIAPMVARMNEDGSLRASIPLFWVYYPDLRPVLAKFDVYNQNNDAASMSWEDVFEMRFFSSYIIKENNNYNREIKDYIKDGVMRLMEGQAIHDKIFNKEQDLWQY, translated from the coding sequence ATGCGTTCAACAATGATCAACCGGATAGCATGGTGCGTTTTACTGACTGCCCTGATCAGCACCGGCGCTGATGCACAACGTCGCGGCGGCGCCACCCGGCGTAAACCGGCTGCTGATGCAACCCAGCAGACCGATCCCAACGCAGGCGTGACCAACCCGGCAACCGGTAACACAGTGGCTCCTCCCCCCGCGGCGCCAGCCACCACTGGTACGCAGCCTTCCCTGCGCCCGGATGGCATCAGCGCAGGCCCCATGGTAGATACACCCCGTACGTCCAAGCGTGTGGATGGTGTAACCGCCAAGAGCCTTATCCGTGACCGTACACCTCTCACCTACGATTATATCCGTGAAGACGACAAGTTCTGGGAAAAACGCGTATGGCAGATCATTGACATCCGCGAAAAAATGAACCTGCCCTTCCAGTATAACGTAGAGGATGAAAACGGTACGAACCAGCTGTTCATCAACATCCTGCTGAACGCGATCAAGAACAAGGAAGTAGAGGCCTTCAACCCGATTGATGACCGTTTCACCACCGTGATGCCTTACGAAGAGATCATGGGCAAGCTGCAGGGCGAGGTAAAACAAGTGCGCAGCATTGACCCCGTGACCGGTGAGGAAAAAATGGTGGAAACCCGGGATGATTTCAACCCCGAAACGATCAAGCAATTCAAGATCAAGGAAGTGTGGGTGATAGACAAGGAAGCCTCCGCGCTCAAAGTGCGCATCCTGGGTATAGCCCCCATGGTGGCCCGTATGAACGAAGACGGCAGCCTGCGCGCCTCCATCCCCCTGTTCTGGGTATACTATCCTGACCTGCGCCCTGTACTGGCTAAATTTGATGTTTACAACCAGAACAACGACGCAGCCAGCATGAGTTGGGAAGACGTATTTGAAATGCGCTTTTTCTCCAGCTACATCATCAAGGAGAACAATAACTACAACCGTGAGATCAAGGACTACATTAAAGACGGCGTAATGCGCCTCATGGAAGGACAAGCCATCCATG